Proteins co-encoded in one Acidovorax sp. 69 genomic window:
- a CDS encoding tRNA (cytidine(34)-2'-O)-methyltransferase has protein sequence MFHIVLVEPEIPPNTGNVIRLAANTGCTLHLIEPLGFSMEDRQMRRAGLDYHEYAQVQVHAGWTAFLRDAQPEHARMFAMTTHSSQPVHSTCFLPGDWLVFGAETRGLPAELRESFPPAQRLRLPMVVGQRSLNLSNAVAVTVFEAWRQNSFAMPDGQITTEPEGTIISGFAQLS, from the coding sequence ATGTTTCACATCGTCCTGGTCGAACCCGAAATCCCGCCCAACACAGGCAATGTCATTCGCCTGGCGGCCAATACGGGGTGCACGCTGCACTTGATCGAACCCCTCGGGTTCTCGATGGAAGACCGCCAGATGCGGCGTGCGGGGCTCGACTATCACGAATATGCCCAGGTCCAGGTCCATGCGGGCTGGACCGCTTTTCTGCGCGATGCCCAGCCCGAACATGCACGCATGTTCGCGATGACCACACATAGCTCACAACCCGTGCACTCCACCTGCTTTCTGCCTGGAGACTGGCTGGTATTTGGCGCCGAAACCCGGGGGCTTCCCGCTGAGTTGCGCGAGAGCTTCCCCCCCGCCCAACGCCTGCGCCTGCCCATGGTGGTCGGCCAGCGTAGCCTCAACCTGTCAAATGCGGTGGCGGTGACCGTGTTCGAAGCGTGGCGCCAGAACAGTTTTGCCATGCCCGACGGTCAGATCACCACTGAACCCGAAGGCACGATCATCAGCGGGTTTGCGCAGCTCAGCTGA
- a CDS encoding ComF family protein, with product MRFNGLPGLSQNLRGWVGRVPSQCAVCHAWPSQRICNACVARFAQPASRCQRCALRVPAGVSVCGACLLHPPVFDACLAAVDYAYPWADALADFKFRADPGWAGTLSTLLRSTPWVEPAIEAANRVLPVPLSQERLRERGFNQSALLARHLAGTKADAHSLLRLHATEAQSSLPRDQRLRNLRGAFAVEPSHAPALRGQRLVLLDDVMTTGATAHAAVLALRDAGAAHVTVVVLARTAPA from the coding sequence ATGCGTTTCAACGGATTGCCAGGGCTTTCGCAGAACCTTCGGGGCTGGGTGGGTCGCGTGCCCAGCCAATGCGCCGTGTGCCATGCATGGCCGTCGCAACGGATCTGCAATGCCTGCGTGGCACGGTTTGCGCAACCAGCGAGCCGCTGCCAGCGGTGCGCATTGCGTGTGCCCGCTGGGGTTTCTGTGTGCGGGGCTTGCCTGCTCCATCCACCGGTTTTCGACGCATGTCTGGCGGCCGTGGACTACGCCTACCCGTGGGCCGACGCGCTCGCAGACTTCAAGTTCAGGGCAGATCCTGGGTGGGCAGGAACGCTGTCCACGCTGCTGCGCAGCACTCCCTGGGTGGAGCCCGCGATTGAAGCGGCCAACCGGGTACTGCCTGTGCCGCTGTCGCAAGAGCGCTTGCGCGAACGGGGATTCAACCAGTCTGCGTTGCTGGCCCGGCACCTTGCTGGCACCAAGGCCGATGCGCATAGCCTGCTGCGGCTGCATGCCACCGAGGCACAAAGCAGCCTGCCGCGCGACCAGCGGCTGCGCAACCTGCGGGGTGCTTTCGCGGTCGAACCCTCCCACGCCCCAGCCCTGCGCGGCCAGCGCCTGGTGCTGCTCGACGACGTGATGACCACGGGCGCGACCGCGCACGCAGCCGTGCTGGCGCTGCGCGACGCAGGGGCGGCGCATGTCACGGTGGTGGTTCTGGCGCGCACGGCCCCAGCCTGA